The Marinobacter sp. ANT_B65 genome has a segment encoding these proteins:
- a CDS encoding DEAD/DEAH box helicase has protein sequence MIDPIGAYKDIQELYLSYLDTVYRLRRDDLRQERMRLLTQPGTLMPEPFLEPVVRYRQAENSMECLLDQESDENPLSRFSKEERQAIIEMILSGLFPGKQSEGDLKRSSLFKPYQHQMDMLRRGLMPGHPGIVTSGTGSGKTEAFLLPILAELMAEATRWPAPWPGYLDTHWWKDGGAFTPHRKEESHSRPKAVRALLLYPMNALVEDQMVRLRKMLDSPEAETVLNQRANGNRIFFGRYTSASPVPGYVKHPRRRDEQEIKSAKGRLERMRTALHSLAEDQDKARRFDAILGESPDPTRYLFPSPEGAELITRWDMQETPPDLLVTNVSMLNAMLSREVDTPIFEQTRQWLETDPEAYFFLVLDELHLIRGSTGSEVSSLIRVFINRLGLDRPELRHKLRILASSASLPIEGDERPASLQYLYDFFGPFGSFINVSSKGFSNPDDWAASVVTGEVSLPQPSASGPVLPAPFEALTKHLTPSGEYIGKLDYQPRKDPELDQLIAICGEALGLSANALLVNIVDEAAAMLTYGCADDSGDIKARAISQLARKIFGDPDAITAIRGLTLIRGLGDEAGSESIAFREHLFLRSLEGLFATPLMAEQGLQYEGLTIERGASHVETDQGAQRLFELFHCEGCHSEFIGGLRGHGGHRGPNPPIELLPQTQELETLPESGAGRSFEDLSHEEFVLFWPSHMDPRKGENEAESWEPRWLDTKNGQLRRGSAPKGGLGAISGSAFSIIKGGKRDTKAPKTAAPNCCPACGADYFRRSDQYRRSPIRSFRTGFAKTSQLLATEVLELLKRSGNAPKVVAFSDSRQDAAKTAIDIERHHHNDTRRKVLVDALQKAAQPAEDLAALKKRRRIAVDNDDDELIDELGTLIKQARKQGDSDRILLEYVLESVGLDTPRSGTNTYPLLQGMINIGVHPTDETGVEKIAGADGKRTKFDWPELFKRQEDSIHWNTDLDPLDINAARGEVGKAQRTLIEDVLFSRNYFALEETGLGYPCVEVGEGAGAEAEADELDAFLRVLADSYRVMANKWVREDDIKEWVDGHSVSSRRVKEFMKASAVDGPRMTGILGKLENLGHKGGIIRLEKLRVRLVKPDAPVFECQTCGRAHLHRGTGVCTRCHDGLSKNPNLTADDLRRRNYISLRLEKALADEQSSFRLRCEELTGQTSSPADRLRRFQGIFLDEEVGSLKRLAEEIDLLSVTTTMEVGIDIGSLQAVYQANMPPQRFNYQQRVGRAGRRKQAFSLAMTLCRGRSHDMHYFRHPEAITGDAPPPPFLTQDHIDIALRLVRKAWLTKAFELLRQEDGAEFPGDQAPPDIHGEYLPARNFYEQNSGWPVRLEAALIQTIHVSDEICSVLGAGIPGRSEALSEYMQPKLIIKEIMDLKAEGARRDIGLAQFLAESGLLPMFGMPTRVRPMYLGLKSAGQERVEWDLVDREIDVAIYEFAPGQVVVRDKRLHESIGFTDQLGYVQRSKGGPKVVPSPNESWWSDKAGIADCPNCGALNRTAGDSEPKNLSCNDCGENIPAENVELYFSPAAFRTDFIPRTSDGTEPPRSMVRRETGAIIKPMETTVVRDTNLSVASGTEAYVIRRNRGPIAVGGEPESYEIVTRAQSRVYVPVKGFRSIAELPNQAILAEKAKSREHWIEQPEGPAPAQVRLFSSKRTDAISVGMLSIGSGLSMGRIGPRKQSGTSLRAAALSATHMLVQRASLAMDIAPEEFEPLEPRLRDGKPYLQIADTLVNGAGFCRRLAKAGKGPEPLVVELIRSMIDNSNDAMTGAFFELTHKEECIRSCYRCIQRYGNRGYHGLLDWRLGIGFLRAMLDPAYKAGLDGEFHRYPELEDWRSQAEMAAENIRRLNPDHCSLISIGRINLPAVIDKSNPESHEAFVIVHPFWDLHTPALALKEAVDELDHSLAVRFVDTFEASRRLMSAMQFARTRI, from the coding sequence ATGATAGACCCCATAGGTGCATATAAAGATATTCAGGAACTTTATCTTTCCTATTTGGATACGGTTTATCGACTCAGGCGCGACGACTTGCGGCAAGAGCGGATGAGGCTTCTGACCCAACCGGGGACCCTGATGCCAGAGCCTTTCCTTGAACCTGTTGTGCGTTATCGGCAAGCAGAGAACTCAATGGAGTGCTTGCTTGATCAGGAGTCTGATGAGAATCCTCTTTCTCGCTTTTCGAAAGAGGAACGCCAAGCCATCATAGAGATGATCCTTTCTGGCCTGTTCCCAGGCAAACAATCAGAAGGCGACCTGAAGCGAAGCAGCCTATTTAAACCCTACCAGCATCAAATGGACATGCTCCGCCGGGGCTTGATGCCCGGGCATCCCGGTATAGTGACTTCGGGCACTGGATCAGGGAAAACAGAAGCTTTTCTTCTCCCAATACTTGCCGAGCTTATGGCAGAGGCGACTCGCTGGCCAGCACCGTGGCCTGGTTACCTTGACACCCATTGGTGGAAAGATGGTGGTGCTTTTACTCCCCATAGAAAAGAGGAGTCGCATTCTCGCCCTAAGGCAGTAAGAGCGTTGTTACTTTATCCAATGAATGCCTTAGTTGAAGATCAGATGGTTCGGTTACGGAAAATGCTCGATTCTCCCGAAGCTGAAACGGTTTTGAATCAACGAGCTAATGGTAATCGGATATTTTTCGGTCGATACACCAGTGCTAGTCCAGTACCGGGCTATGTGAAACACCCCAGACGTCGTGATGAGCAGGAGATAAAAAGCGCAAAAGGGCGCTTGGAGCGGATGCGCACAGCACTGCATAGCCTTGCCGAAGATCAGGACAAGGCACGACGGTTCGATGCTATTTTAGGGGAATCTCCAGACCCAACCCGGTACCTTTTTCCGTCACCGGAAGGGGCTGAATTGATCACCCGGTGGGATATGCAAGAGACACCACCTGACCTACTAGTGACAAACGTTTCGATGCTAAATGCCATGCTCTCACGCGAAGTTGATACGCCAATTTTTGAGCAGACGCGACAATGGCTGGAAACCGATCCAGAGGCCTATTTTTTCCTAGTTCTCGATGAGCTCCATTTGATACGTGGTTCTACTGGCTCCGAAGTTTCGTCTTTAATTCGAGTTTTTATTAATCGACTCGGCCTGGATCGCCCTGAACTTCGTCACAAATTACGAATCCTGGCTTCGAGTGCCTCACTACCAATAGAGGGCGATGAGAGGCCGGCAAGCCTGCAGTATTTGTATGATTTTTTTGGTCCCTTTGGCAGTTTTATAAACGTCTCAAGCAAAGGGTTCTCTAATCCAGACGATTGGGCCGCTTCAGTGGTAACGGGTGAGGTGTCCTTACCTCAGCCTTCCGCATCAGGACCGGTTTTACCTGCTCCCTTCGAGGCACTGACTAAGCATCTCACTCCGAGCGGTGAATACATCGGAAAGCTCGATTATCAACCCAGAAAAGATCCAGAACTTGATCAACTTATAGCCATATGCGGTGAGGCGCTGGGGCTATCTGCTAATGCTTTATTGGTAAATATCGTAGATGAGGCGGCAGCCATGCTTACGTATGGCTGCGCTGATGACAGCGGCGATATCAAGGCTAGAGCTATATCTCAATTAGCCCGGAAAATCTTTGGCGATCCAGATGCGATAACGGCGATACGTGGTTTGACTCTCATCAGAGGTCTTGGGGATGAGGCGGGGTCTGAGAGCATCGCATTTCGTGAGCACCTTTTTCTGCGAAGTTTGGAGGGGCTGTTTGCAACTCCACTAATGGCAGAGCAAGGGCTGCAATACGAAGGCTTGACGATAGAGCGGGGCGCCAGTCACGTCGAGACGGATCAGGGAGCCCAACGACTGTTTGAGTTGTTTCACTGTGAAGGCTGTCATTCGGAGTTTATTGGAGGCTTAAGAGGGCATGGAGGCCATCGCGGGCCAAACCCACCGATAGAGCTCCTCCCTCAGACTCAGGAGCTTGAGACGCTTCCTGAGTCTGGTGCAGGCCGGAGCTTTGAGGATCTTAGTCATGAGGAGTTCGTTCTTTTCTGGCCGTCCCATATGGATCCGAGGAAGGGAGAGAATGAAGCTGAAAGCTGGGAGCCAAGGTGGCTAGATACCAAAAATGGGCAGCTGCGCCGCGGCTCTGCGCCTAAGGGTGGTTTAGGAGCTATAAGTGGAAGCGCTTTTTCAATCATAAAGGGCGGCAAAAGAGATACCAAGGCCCCAAAAACTGCAGCCCCAAACTGCTGTCCGGCATGCGGTGCTGATTATTTCAGGAGGAGTGATCAGTACCGTCGTTCACCAATTCGAAGTTTCAGAACCGGTTTCGCTAAAACTTCTCAGCTTCTGGCTACCGAGGTTCTTGAGCTTTTGAAGCGCTCGGGCAACGCTCCCAAAGTTGTTGCGTTTTCTGACAGTCGGCAAGATGCGGCGAAAACAGCTATTGATATAGAAAGGCATCATCACAACGACACCCGGCGTAAGGTTTTGGTAGATGCATTACAAAAAGCGGCTCAACCGGCAGAGGATCTTGCTGCACTGAAGAAACGTCGAAGAATAGCAGTGGATAACGATGATGATGAACTGATAGATGAGCTAGGGACACTAATAAAGCAGGCAAGAAAACAGGGGGATAGCGATCGAATTCTGCTGGAGTATGTCCTCGAGAGTGTGGGTTTAGATACACCAAGGAGCGGTACCAACACTTATCCGCTTCTACAGGGAATGATCAATATTGGTGTTCACCCGACAGATGAAACAGGTGTAGAAAAGATAGCAGGCGCTGACGGAAAGCGAACTAAGTTTGATTGGCCTGAACTCTTCAAGAGGCAAGAAGATTCAATTCATTGGAACACAGACCTTGATCCGCTTGATATCAACGCGGCTCGTGGTGAAGTCGGTAAGGCCCAAAGAACGCTAATCGAAGATGTGCTGTTTTCACGGAACTACTTCGCGCTGGAGGAAACCGGGCTTGGCTATCCCTGCGTCGAGGTTGGTGAAGGCGCAGGAGCTGAGGCTGAAGCAGACGAGCTTGATGCATTCCTCCGCGTTTTAGCCGATAGCTACCGCGTAATGGCGAATAAGTGGGTTCGTGAAGATGACATCAAAGAATGGGTTGATGGACACTCTGTTAGTAGTCGTCGCGTGAAGGAATTCATGAAAGCGTCCGCAGTGGATGGCCCACGTATGACCGGGATTTTAGGAAAACTCGAAAATCTTGGCCATAAAGGTGGAATTATTAGACTTGAAAAACTGCGAGTTCGCCTAGTTAAACCGGATGCGCCGGTGTTTGAATGCCAAACCTGTGGCAGGGCGCACCTGCATCGTGGGACGGGTGTTTGTACGCGCTGCCATGATGGCCTGTCTAAAAACCCTAATCTTACTGCAGATGATTTACGCCGCCGGAATTACATTTCTTTGCGATTGGAAAAAGCGCTTGCAGATGAGCAGTCTTCATTCAGGCTTCGGTGCGAAGAGCTGACAGGTCAGACCAGTTCGCCCGCGGATCGACTGCGTCGCTTTCAGGGGATATTCCTGGATGAAGAGGTGGGCAGCCTTAAGCGGCTTGCTGAGGAAATAGACCTGCTCTCGGTTACCACAACAATGGAAGTGGGTATCGATATTGGTTCGCTCCAAGCGGTCTACCAGGCGAATATGCCCCCCCAGAGATTCAATTATCAGCAGCGCGTTGGCCGGGCCGGGCGTCGTAAGCAAGCCTTTTCCTTGGCCATGACACTGTGCCGTGGACGAAGTCACGACATGCACTACTTTCGCCACCCAGAGGCAATTACCGGCGATGCACCACCGCCACCTTTCCTCACTCAGGATCATATAGACATAGCTCTACGGCTGGTACGTAAGGCGTGGCTGACTAAAGCCTTTGAGCTCCTGCGCCAGGAGGATGGGGCAGAGTTTCCTGGAGATCAGGCGCCCCCAGATATCCATGGTGAGTATCTTCCGGCAAGAAATTTTTATGAGCAGAACAGTGGCTGGCCAGTGCGTTTGGAGGCAGCGCTAATACAAACGATCCATGTATCTGACGAGATATGTAGTGTACTGGGGGCTGGTATACCGGGAAGAAGCGAAGCTTTGAGTGAGTACATGCAACCCAAACTCATTATAAAAGAAATAATGGACTTGAAGGCTGAAGGTGCGCGAAGAGATATCGGGTTGGCTCAGTTCCTTGCGGAAAGCGGTTTGTTGCCTATGTTCGGTATGCCAACAAGGGTTCGCCCTATGTACCTCGGGCTTAAATCCGCTGGGCAGGAACGCGTTGAGTGGGATTTGGTCGACAGAGAAATCGACGTTGCGATCTATGAGTTTGCACCCGGCCAAGTAGTCGTTCGTGACAAAAGACTCCATGAAAGCATCGGGTTTACAGATCAGTTAGGTTATGTGCAACGGTCAAAGGGCGGCCCCAAGGTTGTGCCTTCGCCCAATGAAAGCTGGTGGTCAGATAAAGCAGGCATTGCCGATTGCCCAAACTGTGGCGCATTGAATCGAACGGCCGGTGACAGCGAGCCAAAAAACCTGAGTTGCAATGATTGCGGTGAAAACATTCCCGCTGAAAATGTTGAACTTTATTTCTCACCAGCCGCATTTCGTACAGACTTCATACCGAGAACTTCTGATGGCACAGAGCCACCTAGAAGCATGGTAAGGCGTGAGACTGGCGCAATCATAAAGCCTATGGAAACGACTGTTGTCAGGGATACCAACCTCTCCGTTGCAAGCGGAACGGAGGCCTATGTGATAAGGCGTAATCGCGGCCCGATTGCAGTAGGGGGAGAGCCTGAAAGCTATGAAATCGTTACCCGGGCACAGAGCCGAGTGTACGTACCAGTGAAGGGGTTCAGATCTATCGCCGAGCTGCCCAATCAAGCCATTCTCGCGGAGAAAGCGAAAAGCCGCGAACACTGGATTGAGCAGCCAGAAGGACCGGCCCCGGCGCAAGTCAGACTTTTCTCCAGTAAGCGAACCGATGCGATCAGTGTAGGTATGCTTAGTATTGGCAGTGGGCTTTCAATGGGTCGTATTGGGCCAAGAAAGCAGTCAGGGACTAGCCTGAGAGCCGCTGCATTAAGTGCAACCCATATGCTCGTGCAAAGAGCGTCTTTGGCGATGGATATTGCACCTGAAGAGTTTGAGCCGCTTGAACCAAGATTACGCGATGGGAAGCCATACCTACAAATTGCGGATACCTTGGTAAACGGAGCAGGGTTTTGCCGTCGATTGGCTAAAGCAGGTAAAGGGCCTGAACCGCTCGTTGTCGAGTTAATCCGTTCTATGATCGACAATTCCAACGATGCGATGACTGGGGCTTTCTTCGAGCTCACTCACAAAGAGGAATGTATCCGGTCCTGTTATCGTTGTATCCAACGGTACGGTAACCGGGGCTATCACGGCTTACTCGACTGGCGACTTGGCATTGGCTTTCTTCGGGCTATGCTTGACCCGGCATACAAAGCGGGACTCGATGGGGAATTCCATCGCTATCCAGAACTAGAGGATTGGCGCAGCCAAGCAGAAATGGCGGCTGAGAACATCCGCCGCCTGAATCCAGATCATTGCAGTTTGATATCCATTGGGCGCATCAACCTGCCTGCGGTAATCGATAAGAGCAACCCGGAATCACACGAGGCGTTTGTGATCGTACATCCTTTTTGGGACCTCCATACCCCGGCCCTAGCACTCAAAGAGGCTGTGGATGAACTGGACCACTCTCTGGCGGTACGTTTTGTAGACACGTTTGAAGCTAGTCGTCGGTTAATGAGTGCAATGCAGTTTGCGAGAACACGAATATGA